The window GCTGCGCGAGGACCTGCCCGCCGGTTGGACACCGCCGGTGCCCGACCCGGCCCACAGCACTGTCGCCACCGACGACGCGGCCACCGCCACCGCCACCGACGACGCGGCCACCGCTGAGGTCGCTGACGTCACTGACGACGACGCCCGGTCTGACGGCGGCGGCGCGGGCGGTGGCGGCCCAGCCGCCGGCGGCGCCCTCGACGCCACCGAGGCCGCTCCGAGTCCCGAGGCGGCTACAGGCACGAGCGCGGACGCGGGCACGAGCGCGACCACAGGTACGAGCGCGGTCGCGGGCGGGACCGTGGACCCCCGGGACGCGGACGAGGAGTCGGCGACCTGGCGACTGGTCGCGCGGCAGATCCCAGTGGCCGTCTACCGCGCGGCTCGCGAGCTGTGGACGATCCACAGTCTCTCCGGCCAGCGCGCCGAGGGACGCCTATGGCATCGCGCGCTCGGCAACCTCCCCGCGGTCGGCGTCGTCGGTGCCACCCTCGGCGAACGCCACGCTCTCGCTGACATCGCGGCCGCCGCCTACATCGAGCTCGGCCTGACGGCCGTGGAGGCTCCGGGGCCGTCGGTGGCCGCGCGCGCGGCCACCGCCGCCAAGGGCGTCGCCGCCCAGCTCCCCGCCCTAGGGCGCGCCGTCAGGTCCCCGTTCCGCAAGCCGTAGGGGCCGCCCGAGGCCCCGGCGGGTCCCGCCGGGCGATGTCCCATCGCGCAGGTTCCCGCCGCGCAGGTTCCCGCCGCGCAGGTTCCCGCCACGCTGGCTCGAGGCCGCCCGGCCAGATGCCCGCGCCGCACCGGGCACCCTGACCTCGAACACGTAAGGGCCCCGCACACGCAAGGGCCTCGAACACACTCTGCCTCGCCCGCGATGACCCCGCCACGCAAGGGCCCCGAAACGCGCGAGGACCCAAACCCGCGAACCGTTCATGATCTGGCGGGATCCTCGGAGCCCCAGCTCCCAAAATCCCACCAGATCATGAAACATGGCATCAGCAGCACCGACCCGTCACATCGCAGGCACGCCGGAACCTGCATGGTCGCCCATCGCGGCGATCACCGAAAGGACGGTCCGGTCACAGCCAGCACAGATCGGCCACCGTCAGGACGGATCGGCCATCGCAAAAATGCGCCATTCACCGCCGCCAAACCTTCAACCGGACGCGCTCACGCGAATTATCTCTTCTCAATGCCGGGCGCACGTTCGATGTTGCGTGACGACGCGTGTTCGCATGCCGGTCAGGTGGCCGCCGTTTTGGGAGTCCAGGCTGGGGCAGGCTGTATTGGCTATTAGCTGGCCCGGTCGCCGAGCAAGCCGACCTCGCCGCGGGGTTCCGGGTCGTTAGTCCCGGGACGTTCGCCCCCGGGGACGACCGGGATAGCCGGAGGAGGCGCCCGTCGTATGCCGATTCTCTGCCGTCCGGCCGTAATGGTGCCGGAACATACCATCACGATGGGCGAGACGCTGGACCTGGCGCGTCAGCTGCATGCAGACCATCCGAAACTAGATCTCGTTCTCCAGCTCATTGAGAACACCGGCGTGCATAAGCGCCACCTGGTGCGCCCGCTGGACCAGACACTGCGCCATCCCGGAGTCGAGGTACGCAACCTCGTCTACGAGGAGGAAGCCAGGCGGCGAGTACCGGAAGTCACGCTCGCCGCGCTCGCCGCGGCCGGGGACCTGGGCGCCCAGGACATCGACGCCATCATCTTCGTCTCCTGCACCGGTTTCCTCATGCCGTCGATGACGGCATGGATGATCAATAATCTGGGATTCCGGAACGACACCAGGCAGATTCCGATCGCCCAGCTCGGCTGCGCTGCGGGCGGCGCCGCGATCAACCGGGCGGCCGACTTCTGCAATGCCTACCCAGGGACGAACGTGCTCATCGTCGCCTGCGAGTTCTGTTCACTGCTCTACCAGCCGTCCGACAGCGACGTGGGCTCGCTCCTGTCCAATGGGCTGTTCGGCGACGCGGTGGCCGCCGCCGTCGTTCGTGGACGCGGCGGGTACGGCGTGCGGCTCGAACGCAACGGCTCCTACCTCGTGCCGGATACGGAGCACTGGATCTCCTACGCGGTCAAGGCAACCGGTTTCCATTTCCGGCTGGACAAACGAGTCCCGACGACGATGGCGATGCTCGCGCCGGCGCTGCGCACACTCGCGGACAGCCACGGCTGGGATGCCGCCGCTCTCGACTTCTACATCATCCACGCCGGCGGTCCCCGCATTCTGGACGATCTGAGCGACATCCTGGGAGTGGACACGGAGTCCTTTCGCTACAGTCGGGCGACCCTCACCGACTACGGCAACATCGCG of the Pseudofrankia saprophytica genome contains:
- a CDS encoding type III polyketide synthase encodes the protein MPILCRPAVMVPEHTITMGETLDLARQLHADHPKLDLVLQLIENTGVHKRHLVRPLDQTLRHPGVEVRNLVYEEEARRRVPEVTLAALAAAGDLGAQDIDAIIFVSCTGFLMPSMTAWMINNLGFRNDTRQIPIAQLGCAAGGAAINRAADFCNAYPGTNVLIVACEFCSLLYQPSDSDVGSLLSNGLFGDAVAAAVVRGRGGYGVRLERNGSYLVPDTEHWISYAVKATGFHFRLDKRVPTTMAMLAPALRTLADSHGWDAAALDFYIIHAGGPRILDDLSDILGVDTESFRYSRATLTDYGNIASAVVFDALRRMFEENTLEHGAAGVIAGFGPGITAESCVGTWAVPTGQPSPQPSQSPRIATAESGMS